One genomic window of Caballeronia sp. SBC1 includes the following:
- a CDS encoding response regulator transcription factor, producing the protein MNEVSPKYNVLLIEDDDRLAQLIAEYLDGYEFAVTIVRRGDTAVAAVREHKPALVILDLMLPNMDGMEVCRRIRGFSSVPVLILTARVDVFDQVAGLETGADDYVVKPIEPRVLVARARALLRRSQPAEEVMTPAAGVGTADTLTFGELVISPPNRTVTWRGQDIDLKTAEFNLLVILARAAGTVLSRDDILKQLRGIEFDGLDRTVDSGISRLRRRFEDASPEPHKIKTIWGRGYLFSPSAWED; encoded by the coding sequence ATGAACGAGGTCTCACCCAAGTACAACGTGTTGCTGATCGAGGACGACGATCGCCTCGCGCAACTGATCGCGGAGTATCTGGATGGCTATGAATTTGCCGTGACTATCGTGCGGCGTGGCGACACTGCGGTGGCTGCCGTGCGCGAGCATAAACCGGCGCTGGTGATTCTCGACCTGATGCTGCCCAACATGGATGGCATGGAAGTGTGCCGGCGCATCCGGGGTTTTTCGAGCGTGCCGGTGTTGATCCTGACTGCTCGCGTCGATGTCTTCGACCAGGTCGCGGGACTCGAAACCGGTGCGGACGACTATGTGGTCAAGCCGATAGAACCGCGTGTGCTGGTGGCGCGTGCACGCGCGTTGCTCAGGCGGTCGCAGCCCGCTGAGGAAGTCATGACACCGGCCGCGGGTGTCGGCACTGCCGACACGCTTACGTTCGGTGAACTGGTGATCTCGCCGCCGAACCGCACCGTGACGTGGCGCGGCCAGGACATCGACCTGAAGACAGCCGAGTTCAACCTGCTGGTGATTCTCGCGCGCGCTGCCGGCACCGTGCTGAGCCGCGACGATATCCTCAAGCAATTGCGCGGCATCGAATTCGACGGACTGGACCGTACCGTCGACTCCGGTATCTCGCGGCTGCGACGTCGCTTCGAAGACGCGTCGCCGGAGCCGCACAAGATCAAGACGATCTGGGGCCGCGGTTATCTGTTCAGCCCGTCGGCGTGGGAGGATTGA
- a CDS encoding ATP-binding protein: MLRSLIRLYLIVLLGGGLAIVFVDQSFSQLFHERVTENVRESVKAYAFVLTDYLERHPGEQRAAALAELQKHGEEGFSLLTMKDAIPLLDDEQLRDLRDGKLVLSMDAKDYYLPLPDGTIVHAHPDEPGNLDIKALAYALVALATLLSVVLWIHYHWRDLRKLEAAARSFGKGELSTRAELSKKSNIYDLSKQFNEMAGQIEASILHQRDMMHGISHELKTPLARLEFGLALLQSPESPERQRERQLALRRDVRELDELVTELLTLSRLEQGAGYMVPMRVSVGELLDSVAASMANDVADRALNLSVTAAGAPASHVCDPKLVARALLNLIRNSTRYAQHAISLSACLGPAGALVLIVDDDGPGIPVAERARIFEPFHRLDASRDRHTGGFGLGLAIVRRVALVHGGEVRLEESASGGARFLITLPSMPLLDVAH, translated from the coding sequence ATGCTGCGCTCCCTGATCCGCCTGTATCTGATCGTGCTGCTGGGCGGCGGCCTGGCTATTGTGTTCGTCGATCAATCGTTCTCGCAACTGTTCCATGAGCGGGTCACCGAGAACGTGCGCGAGAGCGTAAAAGCGTATGCGTTCGTGCTGACCGACTACCTGGAACGGCATCCCGGCGAGCAACGAGCAGCTGCGCTGGCTGAACTGCAAAAACATGGTGAAGAGGGTTTCAGTCTCCTCACGATGAAAGACGCGATCCCTCTTCTAGACGACGAGCAGTTGCGCGACCTTCGCGATGGCAAGCTGGTGCTCAGCATGGATGCCAAGGACTACTACTTGCCGTTGCCCGACGGCACGATCGTCCACGCCCATCCCGATGAACCCGGCAACCTGGACATCAAGGCGCTGGCCTATGCTCTCGTCGCGCTCGCAACACTTTTATCTGTTGTCCTGTGGATTCACTATCACTGGCGAGACTTGAGGAAGCTCGAGGCCGCTGCGCGCTCGTTTGGCAAAGGGGAATTGTCGACCCGCGCGGAGTTGTCGAAGAAATCGAATATCTACGATCTTTCAAAGCAGTTCAATGAAATGGCAGGACAGATAGAAGCGTCGATCCTGCATCAGCGCGACATGATGCACGGCATTTCGCATGAGCTGAAAACACCTCTTGCGCGGCTCGAATTCGGCCTGGCGCTCTTGCAGTCGCCGGAATCCCCTGAACGGCAGCGCGAACGGCAACTTGCGCTGCGCCGCGACGTGCGTGAACTCGATGAACTCGTCACGGAGCTGCTTACGTTGAGCCGGCTCGAACAGGGCGCGGGATATATGGTCCCTATGCGAGTGTCAGTGGGCGAACTGCTGGACAGCGTCGCGGCGAGCATGGCCAACGACGTCGCCGACCGTGCGCTTAACCTCTCCGTTACGGCGGCCGGGGCGCCTGCGAGCCACGTCTGCGATCCCAAGCTGGTCGCGAGGGCATTGTTGAATCTGATCCGCAACAGCACCCGCTACGCGCAGCACGCTATTTCGCTGAGCGCTTGCCTGGGGCCGGCGGGCGCGCTCGTGCTAATTGTTGACGACGACGGTCCGGGCATTCCCGTTGCAGAGCGGGCGCGTATCTTCGAACCGTTTCACCGGCTGGACGCAAGCCGCGACCGGCACACCGGCGGCTTCGGGCTCGGCCTCGCGATTGTGCGTCGCGTCGCGCTCGTGCATGGCGGCGAGGTACGGCTGGAAGAGTCCGCTTCGGGCGGTGCGCGTTTCCTGATCACGTTGCCATCCATGCCCTTGCTAGACGTGGCACATTGA
- a CDS encoding MFS transporter, producing MDKQTASARHDTPPEAEEFTHWRRNLIVCVFGSFTTIVAMTLMLPFLPLYVEQLGVKDHAAIVQWSGVAYGATFFTAALTAPLWGRLADLYGRKPMLIRASLGMAIIMSLMGMAHNVWQLVGLRLLAGLLGGFASGSTVLVATQTPKDRCGWALGVLSSGIMAGNLVGPIIGGSLPPLIGIRSTFLASGALIFMTFLATVFFVKNERHPGLNKKGKRRGSWAEIADKRPTVAMLVTGMLLMLANMSIEPIITVYVAQVVDAHQVTFVAGLVMSAAALGSILSASYLGKLADRMGHWNVIIGCLAVAGILLIPQAFVTQGWQLVVLRFLMGLALGGLLPCVASVIRHNVPASVAGNMLGYSTSAQYTGQVVGPLAGGFVGGHFGMREVFFGTSALMIAGAVYNWILRTTVVGKTPNPPLSGAVEQAAKDR from the coding sequence ATGGACAAACAAACGGCAAGCGCACGTCACGACACTCCTCCGGAAGCGGAGGAGTTCACCCACTGGCGGCGCAATCTCATCGTCTGCGTATTTGGTTCGTTTACGACCATTGTGGCAATGACACTCATGTTGCCGTTCTTGCCGCTTTACGTGGAGCAACTCGGCGTCAAGGATCACGCCGCGATAGTCCAGTGGTCCGGCGTCGCTTACGGCGCAACGTTTTTCACCGCCGCACTGACCGCCCCACTTTGGGGACGGCTTGCCGACCTCTACGGCCGCAAGCCGATGCTGATCCGCGCCAGCCTCGGCATGGCCATCATCATGTCCTTGATGGGGATGGCACATAACGTCTGGCAACTCGTTGGCCTCAGGCTTCTCGCAGGCTTGCTCGGCGGCTTTGCGTCGGGCTCCACCGTGCTGGTCGCTACCCAGACACCGAAAGACCGATGCGGCTGGGCACTCGGCGTACTGTCTTCCGGCATCATGGCCGGCAATCTGGTCGGCCCGATTATTGGTGGATCACTGCCGCCGCTGATCGGAATACGGTCGACCTTTCTCGCCTCGGGCGCCCTTATTTTCATGACGTTCCTGGCGACCGTCTTCTTCGTCAAGAACGAGCGTCACCCGGGCTTGAACAAGAAGGGGAAGCGGCGTGGCAGCTGGGCTGAGATCGCAGACAAGCGGCCGACTGTCGCCATGCTCGTGACCGGCATGCTCCTGATGTTGGCGAACATGTCGATCGAGCCAATTATCACCGTCTACGTGGCGCAAGTAGTCGATGCGCACCAAGTCACGTTTGTCGCGGGACTGGTGATGTCGGCGGCGGCATTGGGCAGCATTCTCTCGGCCTCGTACCTGGGTAAGCTCGCCGATCGCATGGGGCATTGGAACGTCATTATCGGCTGCCTTGCGGTCGCGGGCATCCTGCTGATCCCGCAGGCGTTCGTCACACAGGGCTGGCAATTAGTGGTTCTGCGATTCCTGATGGGCCTCGCCCTCGGCGGACTGCTGCCTTGCGTTGCAAGCGTGATCCGGCACAACGTGCCGGCGTCGGTAGCAGGCAATATGCTCGGTTATTCAACGTCTGCCCAATATACCGGGCAGGTTGTAGGACCGCTTGCCGGCGGTTTCGTCGGAGGACATTTCGGCATGCGGGAAGTGTTTTTCGGCACGTCGGCATTGATGATCGCGGGCGCAGTCTATAACTGGATTCTCAGGACAACCGTTGTCGGCAAAACCCCTAACCCGCCGCTAAGCGGTGCGGTCGAGCAAGCCGCCAAGGACCGCTGA
- the fliD gene encoding flagellar filament capping protein FliD, with amino-acid sequence MSDAIKSAGQSLINGSTGKNTDVPALVAAIVNARVAGLNAVNSAKQKTSTSQLTAVGSLKSVMSLLQSSLAALSDGTALSAVTAKADGKGLTATAGKGATTGSYAIQVTNIATSQSITSGAFGAKDALGTGTLKLSVGGSDVSIKIDSSNNTLSGIAAAINSAAGNPGVSATVITGTDGAHLVLHSSTTGVANGISLEVTPTGSDDNTGLLKLNVSSSTSTVDPSDPSKTVAPYTTIETSANWKQTAAGKDALLTVAGTEVSSPSNSVTSAIAGLSINLSSESVGTTQTLSITSDTTAQQTSIKAFVTAYNNFVGMAASLTSFDKSQPKGSQGGPLLGDSMMNTVKNALATLIAKGVPTAAGETKGMANLGSIGIELKQDGTLKIDDTALNAALTNKPGTVNALFNSSTGLGAEMNKTLTTFLKKDGLLDARTTSINKDLDNIKVQGTKLDAFATQLTNSYNAQFTALNTLMAHMSSNASYLTALFGGANSAGALAGNKG; translated from the coding sequence ATGTCTGACGCAATCAAGTCCGCGGGACAATCTCTAATCAACGGCTCGACCGGCAAGAATACCGACGTACCCGCGCTTGTCGCGGCTATCGTCAACGCACGGGTTGCCGGATTGAACGCGGTTAACTCGGCAAAACAGAAGACCAGCACTTCCCAGCTGACCGCTGTCGGTTCGTTGAAATCGGTCATGTCGCTGCTGCAAAGCTCGCTGGCAGCGCTGTCCGATGGCACCGCGTTATCCGCCGTCACTGCCAAGGCCGACGGCAAGGGCCTCACGGCCACTGCCGGCAAGGGCGCCACAACGGGCAGCTATGCGATCCAGGTCACCAACATCGCGACATCGCAAAGTATCACCTCAGGCGCGTTCGGTGCGAAGGACGCGCTCGGTACTGGCACGTTGAAACTCTCCGTGGGTGGTTCGGACGTTTCGATCAAGATCGATTCGTCGAACAACACGCTGAGCGGCATTGCCGCCGCGATCAATTCCGCCGCCGGCAATCCGGGCGTGAGCGCAACGGTGATCACGGGTACGGACGGCGCGCATCTCGTGCTGCACTCGTCGACCACGGGCGTGGCGAACGGTATCTCGCTGGAGGTCACGCCGACCGGCTCGGACGACAACACCGGGTTATTGAAGCTCAACGTCAGCTCGTCCACATCGACCGTCGATCCCTCGGACCCAAGCAAGACTGTAGCGCCTTACACGACCATCGAGACATCGGCGAACTGGAAGCAAACCGCGGCTGGCAAGGACGCGTTGCTGACGGTGGCCGGCACGGAAGTGAGCAGCCCGAGCAACAGCGTGACATCGGCCATTGCGGGGTTGTCGATCAACCTGAGCTCCGAGTCCGTGGGCACGACCCAGACACTGAGCATCACCTCCGACACGACCGCCCAGCAGACTTCGATCAAGGCCTTCGTCACCGCCTATAACAACTTCGTCGGCATGGCTGCGTCGCTGACTTCTTTCGACAAGTCGCAACCCAAGGGTTCGCAAGGCGGTCCATTGCTCGGCGACTCGATGATGAACACCGTCAAGAACGCGCTGGCAACTTTGATTGCCAAGGGCGTCCCGACGGCAGCGGGCGAGACCAAGGGAATGGCGAACCTGGGGTCTATCGGTATTGAGCTGAAGCAGGACGGCACCTTGAAGATCGACGACACCGCGTTGAACGCCGCGCTGACCAACAAGCCCGGCACGGTCAACGCGTTGTTCAATTCGAGCACCGGCCTGGGCGCGGAGATGAACAAAACCCTCACGACCTTTCTCAAGAAAGATGGTTTACTCGATGCAAGGACAACGTCGATCAACAAGGATCTCGACAACATCAAGGTCCAGGGCACGAAGCTCGATGCATTCGCCACGCAACTGACGAATAGCTACAACGCGCAGTTCACTGCACTCAACACGCTGATGGCGCATATGAGCAGCAATGCGAGCTATCTGACCGCGTTGTTCGGCGGGGCCAACAGTGCGGGCGCACTGGCCGGAAACAAGGGTTGA
- a CDS encoding SDR family oxidoreductase translates to MFAWQTPLSTAWQDSLTSSTRMHVVGIDRLVLTGATGFIGGTVLVTLMNAGLIERLVCLVRAANAAEALTRLRASAIRCGLPHVRAQRLTEANVIVGDLGGDFTEADLARLTEASHVINCAAMASFSMNPQVLDINVRDTLRFASHFAGSRVLRRFLHVSTAMACGTQCSPVVPESAFGYNENENRNDGETNHLVPYTQSKRDVERLLRIYYPSLPVVVVRPSIVVGHTVLGTLPSPSIFWVFRVVHAARRFSAKAMTRLDVVSVDDCARALALLAVKPKLAFDTYHVSAGSEAPTIGQIIGAMDEATGISGKRYSICAPRDFRRIACEVVGRQHSGAARLIEHALGLYAGFANLDYQFDNRRLRDEIGFEPLPFIDYVSECVRTSRGIGIVEQMRWDFK, encoded by the coding sequence ATGTTTGCATGGCAAACCCCTCTGTCCACCGCCTGGCAAGACAGCCTCACGTCGTCTACGCGCATGCATGTGGTCGGCATCGACCGACTGGTGCTGACCGGCGCTACCGGTTTTATCGGCGGCACGGTGCTGGTGACGCTCATGAATGCCGGTCTGATCGAACGTCTCGTGTGTCTCGTGCGAGCGGCGAACGCGGCCGAGGCGCTGACTCGCCTGCGTGCTTCCGCCATACGTTGCGGCCTGCCGCACGTCCGCGCACAAAGACTGACGGAGGCGAACGTAATCGTAGGCGACCTGGGCGGCGATTTTACGGAAGCGGACCTCGCGCGGCTGACAGAAGCGTCGCATGTGATCAACTGCGCGGCCATGGCGTCGTTCTCCATGAACCCGCAAGTACTCGATATCAACGTGCGCGACACGTTGCGTTTCGCATCGCACTTTGCGGGCAGCCGGGTGCTGCGGCGTTTCCTGCACGTCAGCACGGCCATGGCCTGTGGTACGCAATGCAGTCCGGTCGTGCCGGAGTCCGCATTCGGTTATAACGAAAACGAAAACCGGAACGATGGCGAGACGAACCACCTCGTGCCCTATACGCAAAGCAAGCGCGATGTAGAACGGCTCCTGCGTATCTATTACCCGTCGCTGCCGGTGGTGGTGGTGCGGCCATCTATAGTCGTCGGACATACGGTGCTGGGCACGTTGCCGTCGCCGAGCATTTTCTGGGTGTTTCGCGTGGTGCATGCCGCGAGGCGCTTCAGCGCAAAGGCAATGACCCGGCTGGATGTGGTCTCAGTCGACGATTGCGCCCGCGCACTGGCTTTGCTCGCCGTCAAACCGAAGCTGGCGTTCGATACGTACCACGTGTCAGCCGGATCGGAGGCGCCGACCATTGGCCAGATTATTGGCGCGATGGATGAGGCCACGGGTATATCGGGGAAACGCTACTCCATCTGCGCACCGCGCGATTTCCGCAGGATCGCGTGCGAGGTGGTCGGGCGTCAGCACTCGGGCGCAGCGCGGCTGATCGAACATGCGCTGGGCCTCTACGCAGGGTTCGCCAATCTGGACTACCAGTTCGATAACCGCCGCCTGCGGGACGAGATCGGCTTCGAGCCCTTGCCGTTTATCGACTATGTCAGTGAATGCGTGCGGACGTCGCGCGGCATTGGGATCGTCGAGCAGATGCGCTGGGACTTTAAGTAA
- a CDS encoding LysR family transcriptional regulator encodes MTSLDHVDLNLLRVFHAIVEERSLTRAGERLALSQPAVSYALGRLRTLFDDQLFIRTRSGMQPTPIALELATIVGRALDTVREALRYAESFDPAVSTRTFRLSLSDAGEMAYLPVICKALHEQAPHTRLIVQPMPVEDIEDALRSSKLDFAIGNLPELMAHTRHQLLFEEDYVCMTRRRRGLPTGKKLSLEHFLGASHIRVRSLEHSHHALDDALRAQGVGRNTALELPHFVALPNILTVTDLYATLPKRLAQILNKAKAFQIYDLPVRLPAASVTMHWHEHFHDEDGIVWMRNLLIDSVRKFDQL; translated from the coding sequence ATGACTTCGCTTGACCATGTCGATCTCAATCTCCTGCGAGTCTTCCACGCCATCGTGGAAGAGCGCAGCCTGACCAGGGCGGGTGAACGGCTCGCGCTTTCGCAACCAGCCGTGAGCTATGCGCTGGGCCGCCTGCGGACGCTGTTCGACGATCAACTGTTTATCCGTACCCGCTCGGGCATGCAGCCCACGCCAATCGCACTGGAACTCGCGACCATCGTGGGCCGGGCCCTCGACACAGTGCGCGAGGCGCTGCGCTATGCCGAGTCATTCGACCCCGCGGTGAGCACACGCACGTTTCGACTGTCCCTGTCCGATGCGGGCGAAATGGCCTATCTGCCCGTCATCTGCAAGGCATTGCACGAACAGGCCCCGCATACCCGGCTCATCGTGCAACCGATGCCCGTGGAGGACATTGAGGATGCACTGCGTTCGAGCAAGCTGGACTTTGCCATCGGAAATCTTCCTGAACTGATGGCGCATACGCGTCATCAGTTGCTGTTTGAAGAGGATTACGTATGTATGACGCGGCGACGCCGTGGCTTGCCGACGGGCAAGAAGCTTAGCCTCGAGCACTTTCTGGGCGCGTCGCACATTCGGGTGCGCTCTCTCGAACACAGTCACCACGCTTTGGACGACGCGCTGCGGGCGCAGGGCGTCGGTCGCAATACCGCACTCGAACTACCGCACTTTGTTGCCTTGCCGAACATCCTGACGGTGACGGACCTTTACGCGACGCTTCCAAAGCGTCTGGCGCAAATCCTGAACAAGGCCAAGGCATTTCAGATCTACGATTTACCGGTCCGTTTGCCGGCGGCCTCGGTGACGATGCATTGGCACGAGCACTTTCACGACGAGGACGGTATTGTGTGGATGAGAAACCTGCTGATTGATTCAGTACGCAAATTCGACCAGTTGTGA
- a CDS encoding PDR/VanB family oxidoreductase — translation MEITRLKVRVDALHDEAQGIRSFSISRMDGRPFDAYEPGAHIDVTSPAGITRQYSLCGDPDHCDAQSFAVKKEQASRGGSRSLHDDVVTGMELSVSAPRNLFQLASEAGEHILIAAGIGITPLLSMAYRLVRQRVPFKLHYFARSPQQAAFLSQLSAPPFAEHVEVHLQVPRDALDQTLHACIGNAGNRAHLYTCGPAPFMERVVEVAAAYLPEEAIHLERFSAQHDAPKSESKDENFEVRLAKTGVTVEVKNGQTIVDALAQIGLEVDTSCGEGVCGTCMVSVVGGEPEHRDHCLSKAERASNSVICCCVSRSRSPVLILDL, via the coding sequence ATGGAAATCACCCGTTTGAAGGTCCGCGTCGATGCCTTGCACGACGAAGCGCAAGGTATCCGGTCGTTCAGCATCTCGCGTATGGATGGCCGCCCTTTCGACGCCTATGAACCTGGCGCTCACATCGACGTCACGAGCCCTGCCGGCATCACGCGGCAATACTCGCTGTGCGGGGACCCCGATCATTGTGACGCGCAAAGCTTCGCCGTGAAAAAGGAACAGGCTTCGCGCGGTGGTTCGCGGTCACTGCATGACGACGTGGTGACTGGCATGGAACTGTCGGTCAGCGCCCCGCGCAATCTCTTTCAGCTTGCAAGCGAGGCCGGCGAACACATTTTGATCGCCGCGGGGATCGGCATCACGCCGCTCCTCTCGATGGCGTATAGGCTCGTCAGGCAGCGCGTACCCTTCAAGCTGCACTATTTCGCCCGCAGTCCCCAGCAGGCCGCATTCCTCTCGCAACTGTCCGCTCCACCGTTTGCCGAGCACGTCGAAGTCCATCTGCAAGTGCCCCGTGATGCCTTAGACCAGACCTTGCACGCATGCATTGGCAACGCTGGTAACCGTGCGCATCTTTATACCTGCGGGCCGGCTCCATTCATGGAACGAGTGGTCGAAGTGGCGGCGGCCTATCTCCCCGAAGAGGCGATTCACCTAGAACGATTCAGTGCACAACACGACGCCCCTAAGAGTGAATCCAAGGACGAGAACTTCGAAGTCCGGCTAGCTAAAACAGGGGTGACCGTCGAGGTCAAGAACGGACAAACGATTGTCGACGCGTTAGCGCAGATCGGTCTCGAGGTCGATACGTCATGCGGTGAAGGTGTATGCGGCACCTGCATGGTGTCCGTGGTGGGCGGTGAACCCGAGCATCGCGACCACTGCCTGAGCAAGGCGGAACGCGCGAGCAATTCGGTCATCTGCTGCTGCGTCTCGCGTTCGCGCTCGCCCGTGCTTATTCTCGACCTCTAG
- a CDS encoding MipA/OmpV family protein has product MAYAENFYTFGLGTGVAPRYLGSKDYRGLVAPVFSAEFSNGFFISPFEGAGYKKTFANGMFVSTALDYDFGRSDSNRADLPGSNYLKGMGRIPGSLMMHFQVGATVFGDTTISVTLDQPITHTTRGISGHFDVTQPVLHTATNDISITGSLHAGSGRYTQTFFGVTEAQSASSGFRPYSVKAGIDQATVSAAWTYSFTPKWSVRTSGGVTRILGSSADSLIVQKKNAFFALSAVTYRY; this is encoded by the coding sequence ATGGCATACGCCGAGAATTTCTATACCTTCGGCCTGGGTACGGGTGTCGCGCCGCGATACCTCGGCAGCAAGGACTACCGTGGCCTGGTCGCTCCGGTCTTCTCGGCCGAATTTTCCAACGGCTTTTTCATCAGCCCGTTTGAAGGCGCCGGCTACAAGAAGACCTTCGCCAACGGCATGTTCGTCTCGACCGCGCTCGACTATGACTTCGGCCGCAGCGACAGCAATCGCGCCGACCTGCCCGGCTCGAACTACCTGAAGGGCATGGGCCGCATTCCCGGCTCGCTGATGATGCACTTCCAGGTCGGAGCCACGGTGTTCGGCGACACGACCATCAGCGTGACGCTCGACCAGCCGATCACGCACACCACGCGCGGCATCAGCGGGCATTTCGACGTCACTCAGCCTGTTCTGCATACGGCCACCAACGACATCAGCATCACGGGCAGCCTGCACGCCGGCAGCGGCCGCTATACGCAGACCTTCTTCGGCGTCACCGAAGCGCAGTCCGCAAGCAGTGGCTTCCGTCCTTACTCGGTCAAGGCCGGCATCGATCAAGCAACCGTCTCGGCCGCGTGGACCTATTCGTTTACGCCGAAATGGTCGGTACGGACATCGGGAGGCGTGACGCGGATTCTCGGTTCGTCCGCGGACAGCCTGATCGTGCAAAAGAAGAACGCTTTTTTCGCGCTGTCAGCAGTGACTTATCGATATTAA
- a CDS encoding YXWGXW repeat-containing protein codes for MKALKKRASPTFAVKAVLAVVTALAALTSVSAFAQEVLIAPSAPPPMRTEVVPPARPGYVWDGGHWRWAGRGYEWVPGHWRPVRVGAHWVPGHWVQRGPNWRWIEGHWAR; via the coding sequence ATGAAAGCACTGAAAAAACGGGCTTCGCCCACGTTCGCGGTCAAGGCCGTTTTGGCCGTCGTCACCGCCCTGGCCGCGCTGACCAGCGTGTCGGCATTCGCGCAAGAGGTGCTCATCGCCCCGTCCGCGCCGCCGCCAATGCGCACGGAAGTCGTCCCCCCAGCGCGTCCCGGTTATGTGTGGGACGGCGGCCACTGGCGCTGGGCCGGCCGCGGTTACGAATGGGTGCCGGGCCACTGGCGGCCGGTCCGGGTCGGCGCACATTGGGTTCCGGGTCACTGGGTGCAACGCGGACCGAACTGGCGCTGGATCGAGGGTCACTGGGCGCGCTAA
- a CDS encoding LysR family transcriptional regulator — MELRQLRYFIAVAEEMNITRAAGRLNMTQPPLSRQIQQIEESVGLPLFEHGSRPLRLTEAGRVFYAQAKRLIDESDELVPLTRRLAQLAERIVIGFVPSTLYGALPQVIRAFREAAPQIELSLIEMFTLEQLGALKGGRIDVGFGRLRFDDVQLTREVLVEERMIAALPEDHPLADASVELTLEDMARETLIVYPSSPRPSYADQQLSALRDRALEPAAVHEVRELQTALGLVAARVGVSLVPESVDGLRVHGVVYRHLPEPGPTSPIIMSRRLQDEGQTTALFCSIARDLFRRSQAFTSR, encoded by the coding sequence ATGGAGCTGCGACAACTCCGTTATTTCATTGCGGTAGCCGAAGAAATGAACATCACGCGCGCGGCCGGTCGTCTTAACATGACGCAACCGCCGCTTAGCCGGCAGATTCAGCAGATCGAGGAAAGTGTCGGATTGCCGTTGTTCGAACACGGCTCGCGGCCTTTGCGCCTGACAGAAGCGGGCCGCGTTTTCTACGCGCAGGCAAAGCGCCTGATTGACGAAAGCGACGAACTCGTTCCGCTCACACGCAGGCTCGCGCAACTGGCGGAACGCATTGTGATCGGCTTTGTGCCGTCCACGCTGTATGGCGCGCTACCGCAGGTAATCCGTGCATTTCGCGAGGCCGCTCCGCAGATCGAATTATCGCTGATCGAGATGTTCACGCTTGAACAACTCGGCGCTTTAAAGGGTGGACGAATCGATGTCGGCTTTGGACGCCTGCGTTTTGACGACGTGCAACTGACGCGCGAAGTACTCGTCGAGGAACGGATGATTGCCGCGCTGCCAGAAGATCATCCGTTAGCGGACGCTTCGGTGGAATTGACGCTGGAGGACATGGCACGCGAGACCCTGATTGTGTATCCGAGTTCACCGCGACCGAGTTATGCGGACCAGCAGTTATCCGCACTGCGCGATCGTGCGCTTGAACCTGCCGCCGTCCACGAAGTCCGGGAGTTGCAGACAGCGCTTGGGCTCGTTGCGGCGCGAGTGGGGGTGTCGCTGGTACCGGAGAGCGTTGACGGTTTGAGAGTGCATGGCGTCGTCTACCGGCACCTGCCCGAACCAGGCCCCACGTCGCCAATCATCATGAGCCGCCGCCTTCAGGATGAAGGGCAGACGACGGCCCTTTTCTGTTCCATCGCGCGTGATCTGTTCCGCCGCAGCCAGGCTTTTACAAGCCGCTAG